The Henckelia pumila isolate YLH828 chromosome 2, ASM3356847v2, whole genome shotgun sequence genome includes a window with the following:
- the LOC140883767 gene encoding pentatricopeptide repeat-containing protein At5g09450, mitochondrial-like, whose product MAAATLFSTLTRNARGCSRILLRPFSSSTEAVIIHGGNADGGGEEEDEEKDDLRSRIFRVRLPKRSATNVLQKWVNEGRDVTVSELRNISRDLSRSHRYKHALEVSEWMVSHEEFQLSDSDYAVRIDLMTKVFGIDAAERYFERLPLSAKTSETYTALLHSYAGLKLTEKAEEFYKKMTGEANLSLNAIAYNELMTLYMSVGHLEKVPRIIEEMKRQNIAPDLFTYNLWVSSCAASLNIDEVRRVLDEMSLDPGCNKSWLRYRKLADIYLISSRLTNLDSNAMVESEKDITQRELISYDFLIILHGGLGNKDKLDQIWKSLSITRQKLTGRNYVCVLSSYLILGHLKEVGEIIDQWKESSTSAFNSSMCSKLLEAFEDVVLTDEAKSFQKLLGEKGCVLMDETH is encoded by the exons ATGGCGGCTGCAACCTTATTCTCCACTCTCACTCG AAATGCACGTGGATGCAGCAGAATTTTGCTCAGACCCTTTTCTTCAAGCACCGAAGCTGTTATAATTCACGGAGGAAACGCAGATGGTGgcggagaagaagaagatgaagaaaagGACGATTTGAGGAGTAGAATTTTCAGGGTTAGGCTGCCAAAGAGAAGTGCCACCAATGTTCTACAGAAATGGGTCAACGAAGGTCGCGATGTTACAGTTTCTGAACTCAGAAATATCTCCAGAGATCTCAGTAGAtcacatcgatacaagcatgCCCTCGAG GTATCTGAGTGGATGGTCAGTCATGAAGAGTTTCAGCTGTCTGACTCAGACTATGCAGTCCGTATCGATCTGATGACCAAAGTCTTTGGCATTGATGCTGCTGAACGGTACTTTGAGAGGCTGCCTCTGTCGGCAAAAACTAGTGAAACCTACACTGCTCTCCTCCACTCTTATGCAGGATTGAAGCTGACTGAAAAGGCAGAGGAATTCTACAAAAAAATGACAGGGGAAGCAAATCTTTCCTTGAACGCCATCGCTTACAACGAACTAATGACTTTGTATATGTCTGTGGGGCATTTAGAAAAGGTACCACGAATTATCGAGGAAATGAAACGCCAGAACATTGCGCCCGATCTTTTCACCTACAATCTTTGGGTAAGTTCTTGTGCTGCATCTCTCAACATCGATGAGGTGAGAAGGGTTCTTGATGAGATGAGTCTTGATCCGGGGTGCAATAAAAGTTGGCTTAGATACAGAAAACTTGCAGACATTTACCTTATATCTAGTCGTTTAACAAATTTGGATTCCAACGCCATGGTTGAAAGTGAGAAGGATATTACACAGAGAGAACTGATATcttatgattttttaattattctTCACGGTGGTTTGGGGAACAAAGATAAACTCGATCAAATTTGGAAATCTTTGAGTATAACGAGGCAAAAGTTGACCGGAAGAAACTATGTTTGTGTTCTTTCTTCATATCTGATTCTTGGACATTTGAAAGAGGTGGGTGAGATAATCGATCAGTGGAAGGAATCTTCAACTTCCGCATTTAATAGCTCCATGTGTAGTAAACTTCTGGAGGCATTTGAGGATGTGGTTCTGACAGATGAAGCAAAGAGTTTTCAAAAGTTGCTTGGTGAAAAGGGGTGTGTTCTGATGGATGAAACGCATTGA